A section of the Alphaproteobacteria bacterium genome encodes:
- a CDS encoding S-(hydroxymethyl)glutathione dehydrogenase/class III alcohol dehydrogenase, giving the protein MEVKAAVAHKAGEPLSIETVQLEGPREGECLVEIKATGVCHTDAFTLSGEDPEGNFPAILGHEGAGIVAEVGPGVTSLKPGDHVIPLYVPECRQCEYCTSGRTNLCQAVRETQGKGVMPDGTSRFSIGKDRLFHYMGTSTFSNYTVVPEIALAKVREDAPFEKICYIGCGVTTGIGAVINTAKVWPGANVVVFGLGGIGLNVIQGARLVGANMIVGVDINPKRKALAEKFGMTHFVNPNEVDEDIVPYLVNLTRGGADFSFECVGNVKLMRQALECCHKGWGESIIVGVAGAGQEIATRPFQLVTGRVWKGTAFGGARGRTDVPRIVDWYMDGKINIDDLITHVMPLDEINEAFHLMHEGESIRSVITF; this is encoded by the coding sequence ATGGAAGTCAAGGCCGCAGTCGCCCACAAGGCGGGAGAACCGCTTTCAATCGAAACCGTCCAGCTCGAAGGCCCCCGCGAGGGCGAATGCCTCGTGGAAATCAAGGCCACCGGTGTTTGCCACACGGACGCCTTCACGTTGTCGGGCGAGGACCCGGAAGGCAACTTTCCTGCCATTCTTGGGCATGAGGGCGCCGGTATCGTGGCCGAGGTGGGGCCGGGCGTGACGTCGCTCAAGCCGGGCGACCATGTGATTCCGCTTTACGTCCCGGAATGCCGGCAATGCGAATACTGCACCTCGGGCCGGACGAATCTGTGTCAGGCCGTCCGCGAAACCCAGGGCAAGGGCGTGATGCCCGACGGCACCAGCCGGTTTTCGATCGGCAAGGACAGGCTGTTCCATTACATGGGGACATCGACCTTTTCCAATTACACGGTGGTGCCCGAAATCGCCCTCGCCAAGGTGCGTGAAGATGCTCCCTTCGAGAAGATCTGCTACATCGGCTGCGGCGTGACCACGGGCATCGGCGCCGTCATCAACACGGCGAAGGTCTGGCCCGGCGCTAATGTGGTTGTTTTCGGGCTTGGCGGCATCGGGCTCAATGTTATCCAGGGCGCGCGTCTGGTGGGCGCCAATATGATCGTCGGCGTGGATATCAACCCCAAGCGCAAGGCGCTGGCCGAGAAATTCGGCATGACCCATTTCGTTAACCCGAACGAGGTGGACGAGGATATCGTCCCCTACCTCGTCAACCTGACCAGGGGTGGCGCCGATTTCAGCTTTGAATGCGTCGGCAACGTGAAGCTGATGCGCCAGGCGCTGGAGTGCTGTCACAAGGGATGGGGTGAATCCATCATCGTCGGCGTTGCCGGCGCGGGCCAGGAGATCGCGACCCGCCCGTTCCAGCTCGTCACCGGCCGGGTCTGGAAAGGGACGGCTTTCGGTGGCGCCCGGGGACGAACGGACGTGCCCAGGATCGTCGACTGGTACATGGACGGCAAGATCAACATTGATGACCTCATCACCCACGTGATGCCGCTTGATGAAATCAACGAGGCATTTCACCTCATGCACGAAGGCGAATCGATCCGTAGCGTCATCACATTCTGA
- the speD gene encoding adenosylmethionine decarboxylase, with translation MPDQHAVIDHGPDYFITRDGLKFAGAHVLADFWGATHLSDLDYIEAALRSAVSAAKATLLHIHLHHFGDGSGVSGVAVLAESHISIHTWPEREFAAIDVFMCGGCDPLKAIAVLQEQLGPRTMQISDQKRGVIGLAGPRPVTDPDPIR, from the coding sequence GTGCCTGATCAGCACGCCGTCATCGATCACGGGCCGGACTATTTCATCACCCGTGACGGGCTCAAATTCGCGGGCGCGCATGTGCTTGCGGATTTCTGGGGCGCCACCCATCTGAGCGACCTCGACTACATCGAAGCGGCGCTGCGCAGCGCCGTCTCGGCCGCGAAGGCAACCCTGCTGCACATCCATTTGCACCATTTCGGTGATGGCTCCGGCGTTTCGGGCGTCGCCGTGCTGGCGGAATCCCATATCTCGATCCACACCTGGCCGGAACGCGAATTCGCCGCTATCGACGTGTTCATGTGCGGCGGCTGCGATCCGCTCAAGGCAATCGCCGTGCTGCAGGAACAACTTGGCCCGCGCACGATGCAGATTTCCGACCAGAAACGCGGGGTCATCGGCCTGGCCGGGCCGCGCCCCGTAACAGACCCCGACCCGATCCGTTGA
- the fghA gene encoding S-formylglutathione hydrolase: MPEAPETISEQKCFGGIAGFYRHPSSVCGTDMRFAVYQPPQARERRVPVVFYLAGLTCTEETFMIKAGAQRLAAEYGLMLVAPDTSPRGAGIPGEDDDWDFGAAAGFYLDATELPWSRNYNMYSYVTQELSDIIFGHFPADEARQGIFGHSMGGHGALTIALKNADRFRSVSAFAPIVAPMQVPWGQKAFSGYLGQNQAAWRAYDATELLGEATFPGTILIDQGMDDQFLGAQLRPELFEAAARATGQALQLRRQPGYDHSYYFIQTFIADHLAHHHVALSR; this comes from the coding sequence ATGCCCGAAGCCCCCGAGACGATCAGCGAACAGAAGTGTTTTGGCGGCATCGCCGGTTTCTACCGCCATCCGTCATCTGTCTGTGGAACGGACATGCGGTTTGCCGTCTACCAGCCGCCGCAGGCCCGCGAGCGGCGCGTGCCGGTGGTGTTTTATCTGGCCGGCCTCACCTGCACAGAAGAAACCTTCATGATCAAGGCCGGCGCGCAGCGCCTTGCAGCCGAATACGGGCTCATGCTGGTGGCTCCCGATACCAGCCCGCGTGGCGCGGGCATCCCGGGCGAGGATGACGACTGGGATTTCGGCGCTGCAGCCGGCTTTTATCTCGATGCCACGGAATTGCCCTGGTCAAGAAATTACAACATGTACAGCTACGTCACGCAGGAGCTGAGCGACATCATCTTCGGCCATTTCCCCGCCGACGAGGCCCGGCAGGGTATCTTCGGCCATTCCATGGGGGGGCATGGGGCGCTTACGATCGCGCTCAAGAATGCCGATCGCTTCAGGTCGGTTTCCGCCTTCGCCCCCATCGTGGCGCCGATGCAGGTGCCTTGGGGGCAGAAGGCCTTTTCCGGCTATCTGGGTCAGAATCAGGCTGCCTGGCGTGCCTATGACGCGACCGAGCTGCTTGGGGAGGCAACCTTTCCCGGCACGATCCTTATCGATCAGGGCATGGATGATCAGTTTCTGGGGGCGCAACTCCGTCCCGAACTTTTCGAGGCCGCCGCGCGGGCAACGGGCCAGGCGCTCCAGTTGCGTCGCCAGCCGGGCTACGACCACAGCTATTATTTCATCCAGACCTTCATCGCCGACCACCTGGCGCATCACCACGTGGCCCTGTCACGCTAG
- a CDS encoding PAS domain S-box protein, whose product MIEFQSLPERLALDKSAPPAVNLVDLLHDAKVDGLFSGAFAALAANLGCGIAAVFLTWGQIERGPVLIWAALLALLSLARAGLALAYHRKTLAAPRARHWERLYLAGAGLSGAVWGIGGAYLLVPDDPLVRAYIFVILAGLVAGALATHSIHLPAFLVFAVPAIVPPTVVLALQDNPALQTMSGLMALFALAIFWAARSLNATVGGGLQAGFENAALVDELIQSNQENETFRTLFNAAAVMVLILRTDGTVKWTNPRVREVLGLSPDKLVGQPFGDLVHPDDQRVYLESLAAPAQGARVSSLEIRCRNAVGAYRCLHWRVSANPAGDELYVITRDVSEERQANAALARERNFVSALLDAQAALVTVLDSKGRILRWNPACERLTGYTAAEVVGVSPLDLLIPAESEETVRRVLADLTQGRPRNHAQNYWRTKAGELRLIEFSNTTLFDKDGGVEFVISTGQDITERNQAQRALELSEARLAHAQRISRLGSWEWDMTNDVVVWSDEMYKIFGRREGEFELSFKTISACVHPEDRAAFVETYDQAIREKKGCSQQSRILLPGGAVRHVYSECEFAQTGRDKSGILRGIVQDMTERLEAEQALEESEMRFRAILENVPALVFMKDIEGRYLLVNDRWEDIFGIRVEDAIGRTEQDLFEQAEFLEDLRLHDREVLATQKAKSYEERVTLGGQERVFAAVKFPLTDSQGNAYAVGGMATEITERIRQSEAIEAQAKQLEEYSDQLRRSNEQLSESKAKAEQANRAKSEFLANMSHELRTPLNAIIGFSEIMKEATLGPLEERYCSYAKDIYDSGSHLLSVINDILDLSKAEAGRLELDLETFRIDEIAAGCLRMASRNLRADELQFRTEIAEGLPKLSADRRKVSQILINLLSNAVKFTDAGGVITLAATLTEAGAIRITVSDTGIGMKPEDIPVSLEPFSQIDTGLARRHEGTGLGLPLSNRLMQLHDGQFHIQSEEGRGTTVTLTFPAHRTVNSPSLRLVDVPSDGLTDRA is encoded by the coding sequence ATGATCGAATTTCAATCCTTGCCTGAACGCCTTGCGCTGGACAAAAGCGCTCCGCCGGCTGTCAACCTGGTCGATCTCCTGCACGACGCCAAGGTCGACGGGCTATTCTCCGGCGCGTTTGCCGCCCTGGCGGCGAACCTCGGCTGCGGCATCGCCGCAGTGTTCCTGACCTGGGGTCAGATCGAACGGGGGCCAGTCCTGATCTGGGCGGCTCTGCTCGCGCTGCTGAGCCTGGCGCGGGCGGGCCTCGCGCTGGCCTATCACCGCAAGACGCTGGCTGCGCCGCGCGCGCGTCATTGGGAACGCCTGTATCTTGCCGGAGCCGGCCTGTCGGGGGCGGTTTGGGGCATCGGCGGCGCCTACCTCCTCGTGCCGGACGACCCGCTGGTCCGTGCATATATCTTCGTTATCCTGGCCGGGCTCGTGGCCGGCGCCCTGGCAACGCACTCTATTCATCTCCCCGCGTTCCTGGTCTTCGCCGTGCCGGCGATCGTGCCGCCCACCGTCGTCCTGGCGCTTCAGGACAACCCCGCCCTGCAAACCATGTCGGGGCTCATGGCACTGTTCGCCCTGGCAATTTTCTGGGCGGCGCGCAGCCTGAACGCCACCGTCGGGGGCGGACTTCAGGCCGGGTTCGAAAATGCTGCCCTGGTTGACGAACTCATTCAGTCAAACCAGGAAAACGAGACATTTCGCACGCTGTTCAATGCTGCCGCCGTCATGGTGCTGATCCTCCGCACCGATGGTACCGTGAAATGGACCAACCCGCGTGTCCGGGAGGTGCTCGGTCTTTCGCCCGACAAGCTGGTCGGGCAGCCGTTTGGCGATCTTGTCCATCCCGATGATCAGCGCGTCTATCTTGAATCGCTCGCCGCGCCGGCGCAGGGGGCGCGAGTGTCCTCTCTCGAGATTCGTTGCCGGAATGCGGTCGGTGCCTACCGCTGTCTTCACTGGCGTGTATCGGCGAACCCGGCCGGGGACGAACTCTATGTCATCACGCGCGATGTAAGCGAAGAGCGCCAGGCCAACGCGGCATTGGCGCGCGAGCGAAATTTCGTGTCAGCACTTCTGGACGCGCAGGCGGCGCTGGTGACCGTACTCGACTCCAAGGGCCGGATTCTCCGCTGGAACCCGGCTTGCGAGCGGCTGACCGGATACACGGCTGCCGAAGTCGTCGGGGTTTCACCGCTTGACTTGCTGATCCCGGCGGAAAGCGAGGAAACGGTCCGCCGGGTTCTCGCCGACCTGACCCAGGGCCGGCCCCGGAATCACGCGCAGAATTACTGGCGGACCAAGGCTGGCGAGCTGCGGCTGATCGAGTTTTCCAATACCACGCTTTTCGATAAGGACGGAGGGGTCGAGTTCGTCATCTCCACGGGTCAGGATATTACCGAGCGCAACCAGGCCCAGAGAGCGCTGGAGCTGAGCGAGGCCCGCCTCGCCCACGCTCAGCGGATCAGCCGTCTGGGAAGCTGGGAATGGGATATGACGAACGACGTGGTCGTCTGGTCGGACGAGATGTACAAGATATTCGGCCGTCGCGAGGGTGAATTCGAGTTGAGTTTCAAGACCATCTCGGCCTGCGTCCATCCCGAGGACAGGGCGGCATTTGTCGAGACCTATGATCAGGCGATTCGGGAAAAGAAAGGATGCTCTCAACAATCCCGCATCCTGCTCCCGGGCGGGGCGGTCCGTCACGTCTACTCGGAATGCGAGTTCGCGCAGACCGGGAGAGACAAATCCGGCATCCTTCGTGGCATCGTCCAGGATATGACCGAGCGTCTGGAGGCGGAGCAGGCGCTGGAAGAAAGCGAAATGCGTTTCCGTGCCATATTGGAGAACGTGCCGGCCCTGGTCTTCATGAAGGATATCGAGGGCCGTTACCTTCTCGTGAACGATCGCTGGGAGGATATTTTCGGCATCCGGGTGGAAGACGCGATTGGCCGCACGGAACAGGACCTCTTTGAACAGGCAGAATTTCTGGAAGACCTTCGTCTGCACGACCGCGAGGTTCTCGCGACGCAAAAGGCGAAATCCTATGAAGAGCGGGTCACTCTCGGCGGCCAGGAGCGTGTGTTCGCGGCGGTCAAATTCCCGCTTACCGATTCGCAGGGGAATGCCTACGCGGTGGGCGGCATGGCCACCGAAATCACCGAACGCATCCGGCAGAGCGAAGCCATCGAGGCACAGGCGAAGCAGCTCGAGGAATATTCCGACCAGCTTCGCCGGTCCAATGAGCAGCTTTCGGAATCAAAGGCGAAGGCAGAGCAGGCCAATCGAGCCAAATCGGAATTCCTTGCCAATATGAGTCACGAATTGCGGACTCCGCTGAATGCCATCATCGGGTTTTCGGAAATCATGAAGGAAGCCACGCTTGGGCCGCTCGAGGAACGCTACTGCTCCTATGCGAAGGATATCTACGATAGCGGCTCGCACCTCCTGTCAGTGATCAACGATATCCTCGATCTGTCCAAGGCCGAAGCCGGGCGGCTTGAGCTCGATCTCGAAACATTCCGGATCGATGAAATCGCGGCAGGCTGTCTGCGTATGGCGTCGCGAAACCTGCGCGCGGATGAATTGCAGTTCCGCACCGAGATCGCCGAGGGGTTGCCCAAGCTCAGCGCCGACCGTCGCAAGGTGTCCCAGATTCTCATAAACCTGTTGTCGAACGCGGTAAAATTCACCGATGCGGGCGGCGTGATCACCCTCGCGGCGACGCTGACCGAGGCCGGCGCCATCCGGATTACAGTCAGCGATACCGGCATCGGCATGAAGCCGGAAGACATCCCGGTCTCTCTCGAGCCATTTTCGCAGATCGACACGGGGCTCGCCCGGCGGCACGAGGGGACCGGGCTTGGTCTGCCGCTTTCCAACCGACTGATGCAACTTCATGACGGCCAGTTTCACATCCAGTCCGAGGAGGGCCGGGGGACGACGGTGACCTTGACCTTTCCCGCCCATCGCACGGTCAACTCGCCGTCTCTCAGACTTGTCGATGTCCCGTCCGACGGGCTGACCGATCGCGCCTAG
- the speE gene encoding polyamine aminopropyltransferase, with product MTPSPRWYDETLYDDVRQGFVADRVLYEGETGFQKIRIIENSRLGRVLFLDDIVQTTEADEHIYHEMMVHVPLFAHGRARRVLIIGGGDGGILEEVLKHDVEKAVMVELDGGVVDICRTYLPGISNNAFDDPRTELIIGDGARYVAESAGEFDVIISDSTDPIGPAEVLFGETFYGNCRKRLSPGGIMVAQNGVPFFQGDEVTTSYRRLHPLFADVTFYLAPVPTYYGGAMTLAWAALDAGARNWDQAELAARIDAQGLDLRYYNADIHRACFALPEGIRRLMRLTD from the coding sequence TTGACGCCGTCCCCGCGCTGGTACGACGAGACCCTTTACGACGATGTGCGGCAGGGTTTTGTCGCCGACAGGGTCCTGTACGAGGGCGAAACCGGATTCCAGAAGATCCGCATCATCGAGAACAGCCGGCTGGGCCGCGTCCTGTTTCTGGATGACATCGTCCAGACAACCGAGGCGGATGAACACATCTATCACGAGATGATGGTACACGTGCCGCTGTTTGCCCACGGGCGGGCGCGGCGGGTTCTGATCATCGGTGGCGGCGATGGCGGCATCCTTGAAGAAGTGCTCAAGCATGACGTCGAGAAGGCCGTCATGGTGGAGCTGGACGGTGGCGTGGTCGACATATGCCGGACCTACCTGCCGGGCATTTCCAACAATGCATTCGACGATCCGCGAACCGAGCTGATTATCGGCGACGGCGCCAGATATGTCGCCGAAAGTGCCGGCGAATTCGACGTCATCATCAGCGATTCGACGGATCCGATCGGGCCGGCGGAAGTGCTGTTCGGCGAGACCTTTTACGGCAACTGCCGGAAACGCCTCAGCCCCGGGGGCATCATGGTGGCGCAGAACGGGGTACCGTTCTTTCAGGGCGACGAGGTGACGACCAGCTATCGCCGCCTTCACCCGCTATTCGCCGACGTCACCTTCTATCTCGCGCCGGTGCCCACCTATTACGGTGGCGCCATGACCCTGGCCTGGGCAGCCCTCGACGCCGGTGCCCGCAATTGGGACCAGGCGGAACTGGCAGCCCGGATCGACGCGCAGGGCCTTGATCTCCGCTACTATAACGCGGACATCCACCGTGCCTGTTTTGCGCTGCCGGAGGGCATCCGGCGCCTGATGCGTCTGACGGACTGA
- a CDS encoding FAD-binding oxidoreductase, with amino-acid sequence MTDMDALAGRLSDRLGPRGIIREPALLERYLSEQRGRYESVAPFVARPATADEVAETVFICAEARCAVIPQGGNTGLVGGAVVTRDRPGILLSLERLRHVREIDTVGDTMTVEAGCILADIQEAAREHDRLFPLSLGAEGSCQIGGNLSTNAGGTNVLRYGNARDLVLGLEVVLADGRIWHGLRKLRKDNTGYDLKQLFLGSEGTLGIITAATLRLFPLPRQRATAIAAVRDVPAALALLGLTRARAGGALTGFEYIAGPALEMVLAHVPGTRAPLAERHAHYVLIELASEDAETSLRERLENILGDAFEREFVTDAALAQSETQSEQFWRLRETIPEAQKPEGASIKHDISVPIDRIDTFIREALERAAALAPGVRPVVFGHLGDGNIHFNLSQPVGAVAADFLARWDEVNEAIDAIAVGLGGSFSAEHGVGLTKRRALDRHKSELEIELMGRLKAALDPAGLLNPGKIFD; translated from the coding sequence ATGACGGATATGGACGCACTGGCCGGCCGCCTTTCCGACCGCCTCGGCCCCCGAGGGATCATTCGCGAACCGGCCTTGCTCGAGCGCTATCTGAGTGAGCAGCGCGGGCGCTATGAAAGCGTGGCGCCTTTCGTGGCGCGGCCGGCAACCGCCGACGAGGTGGCGGAGACCGTCTTCATCTGTGCCGAGGCCCGGTGCGCCGTCATTCCCCAGGGCGGCAATACCGGCCTGGTCGGCGGCGCCGTCGTCACGCGCGACCGGCCGGGCATCCTCCTTAGCCTCGAACGGCTGCGCCATGTGCGTGAGATTGATACCGTCGGCGATACCATGACGGTGGAGGCGGGCTGCATTCTCGCCGACATCCAGGAAGCGGCGCGGGAACACGACCGGCTTTTCCCGCTGTCGCTCGGGGCCGAAGGCAGTTGCCAGATCGGCGGCAATCTCTCGACCAATGCCGGCGGCACGAATGTGCTGCGCTACGGCAACGCACGCGACCTGGTGCTCGGCCTCGAAGTGGTCCTGGCCGACGGCCGCATCTGGCACGGGCTCCGCAAACTGCGCAAGGACAATACCGGCTATGATCTCAAACAGCTTTTTCTCGGCTCCGAGGGCACGCTCGGCATCATCACCGCGGCGACACTCCGCCTCTTTCCGCTGCCCCGGCAACGTGCGACGGCGATTGCCGCCGTACGGGATGTCCCGGCCGCGCTCGCGCTCCTCGGGCTGACACGCGCGCGGGCGGGCGGCGCGCTGACGGGCTTCGAATATATCGCGGGGCCGGCGCTTGAGATGGTGCTGGCACACGTGCCGGGCACCCGGGCGCCGCTGGCCGAACGGCACGCGCATTACGTCCTCATCGAGCTCGCGTCCGAGGACGCCGAGACCTCGCTTCGGGAACGACTGGAAAATATCCTTGGCGATGCTTTCGAGCGTGAGTTCGTGACCGATGCGGCCCTGGCACAGAGCGAGACCCAGTCGGAACAGTTCTGGCGCCTGCGCGAGACCATTCCCGAAGCCCAGAAGCCCGAGGGCGCGAGTATCAAGCATGATATTTCCGTGCCGATCGACCGCATCGACACCTTCATCCGCGAGGCGCTGGAGCGGGCGGCGGCGCTGGCGCCGGGCGTACGCCCCGTCGTCTTCGGTCATCTTGGCGACGGCAATATTCATTTCAACCTGAGCCAGCCCGTCGGGGCCGTGGCGGCGGATTTCCTGGCACGCTGGGACGAGGTGAACGAAGCCATCGACGCCATTGCGGTCGGCCTGGGCGGCAGCTTCAGCGCCGAGCACGGCGTCGGACTGACCAAACGGCGGGCGCTGGACCGGCATAAATCGGAACTCGAAATCGAGCTTATGGGCCGCCTCAAGGCCGCCCTTGATCCGGCCGGCCTCTTGAATCCCGGAAAGATCTTTGATTAA